A genomic window from Cydia strobilella chromosome 26, ilCydStro3.1, whole genome shotgun sequence includes:
- the LOC134753248 gene encoding titin-like isoform X12, with translation MEVEVRLSRTGEEPWGFRLIGGTDFNMPLTVVKVLPDSPADLAGIRNGDTVASIQGEKAATMTHDGAKAAVAAAADVLSLGVMCGLYDLTLDDYDPIDDPLDQDDFDQPSHPTEVFQIQQFGDTPLDSKDPSRSRTGSRGNLDRRSLSEGRCDPYEQRSLTESPYFLNTKPYRPFSTEPSPIPPLEKPIILNPNYHDEFGTNDDGLEPPVDPKVDEFAGILSEKSRYKLPISKQYDPDGTKLKKTKEITTVTKTVEEKIVTEEIVTKEVKITSVEEILVKEQKEEAKFMEKMKKDIDMDKIEMTATSIVDESIEKALTVADEIKKEIDLELSAITSESKNSSSDMETAVITTDRKESSKEVSEMSETVKKTNHVVVKKSDISVAKEVAKFEKDDKQIIVDERQEFRKQELEETIESGSVRRKSEMYDKDAKITDVKFEKKCIDQTIESGSVRRKSDMFDRDDKMADMKVEKTSVDETIESGSVRRKSEMFDNDVKKTDSKVEKKFTDENIESGSVRRKSEMYDKNVEMKSVDDTKIGRKQSKIISDQKDIKAVQSAQQKQTSEIKQEKISTATERVHKSDESKTKEAKYSTAKLLAEQRAYTIGLQTIPHIRGTVQSNYHYDLLLKTFFIHLTDVMVALSRFILAEPVLSKPLETNSEVKKEVTEVTRVEKGVVSDTTAVKDSIIDRKKTERMETKDLQITEKQEKIEKVADIIKQDHAREVKQHEYTDYVEKIQQESEKREKNILSGAEMAQLSDKKSGELITKMDGVITEFQSKAGLEEEITMQRERRSRSRSKADEEMVEDVLSRFDKTSQDITEVRTTSSVLESREMKTETKHESMDIKRETKHEASRVSSKDGKNTYISICEAHVYTNENSILDETAEISENNSVESIKKSNIALETNEAMVTERVAIESQAQIKQEAESVVESHKISSAKTEEVIVQEKKDIIQETDVQKSFIEIESNKDAVIETVETIQPIVELHEDIVEKAVSVGIKNKMDIQEIETTEYTDELNVVKEESIEITESHDIKEVQVLEDISVKAKKESLKIEEIKEEIEDIKVSKEEIVSVKEEAIAVRDVKESVSITKEDIKEIQEVVSVKEEVAEVAQDVKNEDIKVTGEIAVIQGTTVISEKSLEVKDEYAQLKFTKEEITELDENVEIDQEIEVCIKKSVHIAESENQYQSFISESSIQNAEYIQESSFTARSTEDSSFTSSVVQESTFIARSTEDAKKQLTLDLDSKIKKSDSQSSVKSTISTPTPSTVPPTPLTDEYVFRLQMPLPKLTGPPVPRSPSPQDEDPHIVKKNLVPHIDTEIIEEVVYETPLPTPPEDKFSPPKFTKPGLKGGNMKYTFLKEEIKEIERKSSLLASAIDQTIKSIEEYKEEVGLETNVDNPLVYNGYAKVIDTKVYKDKLDKVNIEKQIVKNTENINKIVEDRANAAEHLVNRVQLNGMPVNVTVTVENNVANTVTEASENKMGESIENVCVEGYRPVPFNPEDAPHLERVEIRIPEPIPTVDPGKAFVAENGEIMGTHQGIVDGLEEAVVDEEIAKDLGKPGMTEEKIAAIISGESEMLREAHVMGLTRVLKSHMHRDNDDSSVDFKKIKPIVESLKDSEVLKALNEEFVKTQEDKKKEERKWTKFLQKPARPVPKAKFGYHGWTANDDEVKESPYKVKIVKQPKPKVAPDYKPQDFNTGPLPWEERAVNEPPPPPVEAEPPILIPEEKPVFLEAIDNLPETAVPDLEETGIELPPEKPIEEPAPEAEPEAPKETEGEEVEEIKTEEPVVEATSNSESEMENRIAEQLMKNVEGMVDPNAPLGQQLAQMRAQLAALAQLPGVIQQTLELVTRQLCQITQQEAQSHHKLTQEQMAIESSEMIEDSNETSETIIEDVTEDKDETQIEEVVENGIKEDVKEMKTVVEVKQTKMEETKQTKMEEVKKVQMIRSVEEMEKMKREEQEILDEQRRIEKQKKELTNELLDQEYEEMLQETPHEIALRFINELLGSILLDKEPKHMKQRPSLTSALDGLKTDGKEKVMAQPQRDQESSQKQKPSLTSSNGPKKEDGKELMADLQLDQEARQLKQRPTPRVGKPKPVFGPLTPSERPVVLPGGRKWRKPKDAYNDAFIAETLTAQAELIQGKALGSKTGTMCGRGATSRGVLGSIG, from the exons GTTCTACCCGACTCACCGGCGGATCTCGCCGGCATTCGCAACGGAGACACCGTCGCCAGCATACAGGGGGAAAAAGCGGCCACCATGACACATGACGGGGCTAAAGCGGCTGTGGCGGCGGCAGCGGACGTCCTGAGCCTTGGAGTGATGTG CGGTCTTTACGACCTGACGCTCGACGACTACGACCCGATCGACGACCCGCTAGACCAGGACGATTTCGACCAGCCCTCTCATCCGACTGAGGTATTCCAAATACAGCAATTCGGCGACACCCCCCTTGACTCCAAAGACCCTAGCAGGTCCCGCACTGGATCCCGGGGTAACCTCGACCGGAGGTCTTTAAGCGAAGGTCGCTGTGATCCCTACGAACAGAGGTCCTTAACTGAATCTCCTTACTTCCTCAACACCAAACCATATAGACCTTTCTCCACTGAACCTTCCCCCATCCCTCCTTTAGAGAaacctattatacttaatcCTAATTATCATGATGAATTTGGCACAAATGATGATGGCCTTGAGCCGCCTGTTGATCCCAAAGTTGATGAATTCGCGGGGATCCTTAGTGAAAAAAGTAGATATAAACTTCCAATTTCGAAACAGTATGATCCTGATGGAACTAAGCTTAAGAAAACGAAAGAAATAACGACAGTCACTAAGACCGTAGAAGAGAAGATAGTAACAGAAGAGATAGTCACTAAGGAAGTGAAAATTACTTCGGTAGAAGAAATATTGGTTAAAGAGCAAAAAGAAGAGGCCAAGTTTATGGAAAAAATGAAGAAGGATATTGATATGGATAAGATAGAAATGACTGCTACAAGCATTGTTGATGAGAGCATTGAGAAAGCTTTGACTGTAGCtgatgaaattaaaaaagaaattgaTCTTGAACTGAGTGCTATAACCTCAGAATCTAAAAATAGCTCATCTGACATGGAAACGGCGGTCATAACAACCGATAGAAAAGAATCTAGCAAAGAGGTTAGTGAAATGAGTGAAACtgttaagaaaactaatcaTGTTGTTGTTAAAAAGAGTGATATTAGTGTCGCTAAAGAGGTTGCGAAATTTGAAAAAGATGACAAACAAATTATTGTTGACGAACGTCAAGAATTTAGAAAACAGGAGTTAGAAGAAACTATTGAGAGTGGTAGTGTGAGGAGGAAGTCTGAAATGTATGATAAAGATGCTAAAATTACCGATGTTAAATTTGAAAAGAAATGTATAGATCAAACTATAGAAAGTGGTAGCGTGAGAAGGAAATCAGATATGTTTGATAGAGATGATAAAATGGCAGATATGAAAGTTGAAAAAACATCTGTAGATGAAACTATAGAAAGTGGAAGTGTGAGAAGAAAGTCAGAAATGTTTGATAACGATGTGAAAAAGACCGATAGTAAAGTAGAAAAGAAATTTACAGATGAGAATATAGAAAGTGGTAGTGTACGGAGGAAATCTGAAATGTATGATAAAAACGTTGAAATGAAATCAGTGGACGATACAAAAATCGGGAGAAAGCAATCTAAAATAATATCTGACCAAAAAGACATTAAAGCAGTGCAATCGGCTCAACAAAAGCAAACATCTGAAattaaacaagaaaaaataTCTACAGCTACTGAGAGAGTACATAAATCAGACGAAAGTAAAACTAAAGAGGCTAAATATAGTACAGCTAAACTACTAGCAGAACAGAGAGCTTATACTATTGGATTACAAACTATTCCTCATATAAGAGGTACAGTGCAATCAAATTATCATTATGATTTATTGCTAAAAacctttttcatacatttgacTGATGTCATGGTTGCTCTGTCCAGGTTTATTTTAGCTGAACCTGTACTTTCTAAGCCTTTAGAAACAAATTCAGAAGTTAAAAAAGAAGTAACTGAAGTTACTCGAGTTGAAAAGGGCGTAGTTTCTGATACAACAGCtgtgaaagattctataatagatCGTAAAAAAACGGAAAGGATGGAAACCAAAGATTTgcaaattacagaaaaacaAGAGAAAATTGAAAAAGTGGCTGACATAATTAAACAAGATCACGCGAGGGAAGTAAAGCAGCATGAATATACGGATTATGTTGAAAAGATTCAACAAGAAAGTGAAAAAagggaaaaaaacattttgtcagGTGCTGAAATGGCACAGTTAAGTGATAAAAAGTCGGGGGAATTGATAACTAAAATGGATGGAGTTATAACTGAATTCCAGAGTAAAGCTGGTTTAGAGGAAGAGATCACAATGCAACGAGAAAGAAGGTCAAGAAGTAGAAGCAAAGCAGACGAAGAAATGGTGGAAGATGTGCTTTCTAGATTTGATAAAACATCCCAAGACATTACTGAGGTAAGAACTACTAGCAGTGTTCTAGAGTCAAGGGAGATGAAAACAGAAACAAAACATGAAAGTATGGACATTAAAAGAGAAACCAAACACGAAGCTAGTAGAGTAAGTAGTAAGGATGGTAAAAACACATACATATCTATATGTGAAGCTCATGTTTACACTAATGAAAATTCAATTCTTGATGAAACTGCAGAAATATCTGAAAATAACTCAGtggaaagtataaaaaaatcaaatatagcATTAGAAACTAACGAAGCAATGGTTACAGAGCGCGTTGCTATAGAATCGCAAGCTCAAATTAAACAAGAAGCAGAATCTGTTGTCGAATCACATAAAATTTCCAGCGCCAAAACTGAGGAAGTTATTGTCCAAGAAAAAAAAGACATCATTCAAGAAACTGATGTCCAGAAATCTTTCATAGAGATTGAGAGCAATAAAGACGCTGTCATTGAAACAGTAGAAACAATACAGCCAATCGTGGAGTTACATGAGGATATTGTCGAAAAGGCTGTTAGTGtcggaataaaaaataaaatggatatACAGGAAATTGAGACTACTGAATATACTGATGAATTAAACGTTGTCAAAGAAGAATCAATAGAAATCACGGAGTCGCACGATATTAAAGAAGTACAGGTCTTGGAGGATATTTCTGTTAAAGCTAAGAAAGaatctttaaaaattgaggaaatCAAAGAGGAAATCGAAGACATCAAAGTATCAAAAGAAGAAATTGTTTCAGTGAAAGAAGAAGCTATTGCAGTTCGGGATGTAAAAGAAAGTGTATCTATAACAAAAGAAGATATCAAAGAAATACAAGAAGTTGTTTCAGTAAAGGAAGAGGTGGCCGAGGTAGCCCAGGATGTGAAAAATGAGGATATCAAAGTTACTGGAGAAATAGCTGTCATTCAAGGAACTACTGTAATCAGTGAAAAGAGCCTTGAAGTAAAAGACGAATACGCTCAGTTAAAATTTACGAAAGAAGAAATAACTGAATTAGACGAAAACGTTGAAATTGACCAAGAAATTGAAGTTTGTATTAAAAAGTCTGTTCATATTGCTGAATCAGAGAACCAATACCAATCATTCATTTCAGAAAGTTCTATACAGAACGCAGAATACATACAAGAATCTTCATTTACTGCGAGATCTACCGAAGACTCGTCTTTCACTTCCAGCGTTGTCCAAGAATCTACCTTCATTGCCAGATCTACTGAAGATGCTAAAAAACAGCTTACTTTAGATCTGGATTCAAAGATTAAGAAATCTGACTCACAATCTTCAGTGAAGAGCACTATTAGTACGCCTACTCCATCTACTGTCCCTCCCACTCCACTCACAGATGAGTACGTCTTCCGACTCCAAATGCCTCTCCCCAAGCTAACTGGTCCTCCTGTCCCAAGATCTCCAAGTCCTCAAGACGAGGATCCTCATATTGTAAAAAAGAATTTGGTCCCTCATATAGATACTGAAATTATTGAGGAAGTAGTGTATGAAACTCCACTTCCAACCCCGCCTGAGGATAAATTTTCACCGCCAAAGTTTACTAAACCAGGGTTGAAAGGGGGTAATATGaaatacacatttttaaag GAGGAGATAAAAGAAATCGAAAGAAAGTCATCACTACTAGCATCTGCCATCGACCAAACTATCAAATCAATTGAAGAGTACAAAGAAGAAGTAGGATTAGAAACCAACGTTGATAACCCTCTTGTTTACAACGGTTACGCCAAAGTTATAGACACTAAAGTGTACAAAGATAAACTTGACAAAGTAAATATCGAAAAACAAATTGTCAAGAACACagaaaacataaacaaaattgtAGAAGACAGAGCAAATGCTGCTGAACATTTAGTAAATAGGGTTCAGCTTAATGGGATGCCAGTAAATGTAACTGTGACCGTTGAAAATAACGTGGCAAATACAGTGACTGAAGCTAGTGAAAATAAAATGGGAGAATCAATAGAAAACGTTTGCGTAGAGGGATATAGACCCGTGCCTTTCAACCCCGAAGATGCACCTCATTTGGAGAGGGTGGAAATTAGAATACCG GAGCCGATTCCAACGGTAGACCCTGGCAAGGCATTTGTAGCAGAGAATGGCGAGATCATGGGTACACATCAGGGTATTGTAGACGGTTTGGAAGAAGCAGTAGTGGATGAAGAAATAGCCA AAGATCTAGGCAAACCTGGTATGACAGAGGAGAAGATCGCAGCGATAATATCTGGAGAATCAGAGATGCTTCGGGAGGCGCACGTAATGGG GCTGACACGAGTCTTAAAATCGCATATGCATCGAGACAATGATGATTCCAGCGTTGATTTCAAGAAGATAAAACCTATAGTGGAATCCCTAAAGGATTCTGAAGTCCTCAAAGCTTTGAACGAGGAATTTGTTAAGACTCAGGAAGACAAGAAGAAGGAAGAAAGAAAGTGGACCAAATTCTTGCAGAAGCCGGCGCGGCCGGTGCCTAAAGCGAAGTTTGGATACCACGGATGGACGGCTAATGATGACGAAGTTAAAGAG TCGCCTTACAAAGTGAAAATAGTAAAACAGCCTAAACCCAAAGTAGCGCCCGATTACAAGCCGCAG GACTTCAACACGGGCCCGCTGCCGTGGGAAGAGCGAGCGGTCAACGAGCCACCCCCACCCCCAGTGGAGGCTGAACCCCCCATCTTGATACCTGAGGAGAAGCCGGTGTTTCTGGAGGCTATTGATAATCTACCGGAGACCGCTGTTCCGGATTTGGAGGAGACAG GTATCGAATTACCCCCTGAAAAGCCAATAGAGGAACCGGCACCAGAAGCAGAGCCGGAAGCTCCAAAAGAGACAGAAGGTGAAGAAGTAGAAGAGATTAAGACCGAAGAGCCGGTTGTAGAGGCGACCAGCAACAGCGAGAGCGAGATGGAGAACAGGATAGCGGAACAGCTGATGAAGAATGTAGAGGGGATGGTTG ATCCCAACGCACCACTGGGACAGCAGCTGGCGCAGATGCGCGCGCAGCTGGCGGCGCTGGCGCAGCTGCCCGGCGTCATCCAGCAGACGCTGGAGCTGGTGACCCGCCAGCTTTGCCAGATTACGCAGCAG GAAGCTCAGTCTCACCACAAATTGACACAAGAACAGATGGCGATCGAATCTTCAGAGATGATTGAAG ATTCCAATGAGACCTCTGAAACTATAATCGAAGACGTAACTGAAGATAAAGACGAGACTCAGATTGAAGAAGTCGTTGAAAATGGAATTAAGGAAGACGTGAAAGAAATGAAGACAGTGGTAGAGGTCAAGCAAACGAAAATGGAAGAGACCAAACAAACGAAGATGGAAGAGGTAAAAAAGGTGCAGATGATCAGGAGCGTCGAGGAAATGGAGAAGATGAAAAGGGAAGAGCAGGAAATCTTGGACGAGCAGAGAAGAATCGAGAAGCAGAAGAAG GAATTAACGAACGAACTACTTGACCAAGAATACGAAGAGATGCTTCAGGAGACGCCCCACGAGATAGCTCTTAGGTTTATTAAT GAACTCTTGGGGAGTATTCTGCTGGATAAAGAGCCCAAACACATGAAACAGAGACCATCGCTGACTTCAGCCTTAGACGGACTTAAAACTGACGGCAAAGAG AAAGTAATGGCGCAACCTCAGCGTGACCAAGAGTCCAGTCAGAAGCAAAAGCCATCGCTAACATCTTCGAACGGACCTAAGAAGGAAGACGGAAAG GAACTAATGGCGGACCTCCAGCTAGACCAAGAGGCAAGACAGCTAAAGCAACGGCCTACGCCGCGCGTCGGCAAGCCCAAGCCCGTCTTTGGGCCTCTCACGCCGTCTGAGAGGCCGGTGGTGTTGCCTGGAGGCCGAAAGTGGAGGAAACCTAAAGACGCGTACAATGATGCGTTCATCGCCGAAACATTGACCGCTCAGGCTGAGCTGATACAAGGAAAAGCGCTGGG ATCGAAAACTGGAACAATGTGTGGCCGTGGGGCGACGTCCAGAGGGGTATTAGGAAGTATAG GGTGA